From Pseudoalteromonas sp. R3, one genomic window encodes:
- a CDS encoding FlgO family outer membrane protein, translating into MKTHILSGLTLAILLLSGCQMVGSQPAPQTVTTTPMAPKVAKFREIEVLYEALEEQAPDAEHPVDPGFVSERHRKQVANYASQIALELSDSLLGVHPHSVAVTSFVSFDDTLRSSNQLGNQLAENLIHAFQKLGYAALDFKSQQQIQVTRGGDFFFSRDSRALPGKPDPSHVLSGTMIYRDRGVEVNARLLDFESRLVVASCMVTIPYFVLDPSATASR; encoded by the coding sequence ATGAAAACGCACATTCTCAGTGGGCTAACGCTGGCGATATTGCTGTTGAGCGGCTGTCAGATGGTGGGCTCACAGCCAGCCCCGCAAACAGTGACCACAACACCTATGGCACCTAAAGTCGCCAAGTTTCGTGAAATAGAAGTGCTGTATGAAGCATTGGAGGAGCAGGCGCCAGACGCTGAGCACCCCGTCGATCCTGGATTTGTGAGCGAACGTCATCGAAAACAGGTGGCAAACTATGCCTCTCAGATAGCACTGGAGCTGTCTGACTCATTGCTGGGTGTTCACCCCCATTCTGTGGCCGTCACCAGTTTTGTCAGCTTTGACGATACGCTCAGAAGCAGCAATCAGCTTGGCAATCAATTGGCTGAAAACCTGATACACGCATTTCAAAAACTGGGTTATGCAGCCCTTGATTTTAAATCACAGCAACAGATCCAGGTGACTCGAGGTGGAGACTTCTTTTTTTCTCGGGACAGCAGAGCCTTACCCGGTAAGCCTGATCCGAGTCATGTATTGTCCGGTACTATGATCTATCGGGATCGGGGTGTAGAAGTCAATGCACGGTTACTGGATTTTGAAAGCCGATTGGTGGTTGCCAGCTGTATGGTAACTATCCCGTATTTCGTCTTAGATCCCAGTGCAACCGCATCACGTTGA
- a CDS encoding LPP20 family lipoprotein, with product MNQFRVLWHQRVVNLLKSCVVATALGLAGCSSIIDKHVEYSYVKPDSYPVLKAVGYAPLSSQPGSSEGEKMLMAIKVSKLEAYRELAEQVYGHRLSASTTVQGAVAQNDGLRSQVQGLIRGAKVMKSYAVGDIYTTELELDMKRVYDLYIGEVKPRKVERVTYY from the coding sequence ATGAATCAGTTTAGAGTGCTTTGGCATCAACGGGTAGTCAACCTGCTCAAATCCTGTGTTGTTGCAACGGCACTGGGTCTGGCGGGATGCAGCTCTATCATAGACAAGCATGTTGAATACAGCTATGTGAAGCCCGACTCTTATCCCGTGCTCAAGGCGGTTGGTTATGCCCCGTTGAGCTCTCAGCCTGGCAGCAGTGAAGGTGAAAAAATGCTGATGGCCATTAAGGTCTCTAAGCTTGAAGCCTACCGCGAGCTTGCAGAGCAGGTGTATGGTCACCGGTTGAGTGCCAGCACCACAGTACAGGGCGCAGTGGCGCAGAATGATGGGTTACGTAGCCAGGTGCAGGGCCTGATCCGAGGCGCCAAAGTCATGAAAAGCTATGCGGTGGGAGATATCTACACCACAGAATTGGAGCTTGATATGAAGCGGGTTTACGATTTGTATATTGGTGAGGTTAAGCCACGTAAGGTGGAGCGTGTCACTTATTACTGA
- a CDS encoding FlgO family outer membrane protein: MQFPAVIAALALSVLLSGCAGIMKTQQQKKVEQAPPLPTLHQYMGQLAAALGEHSRPLKPGATVAVTSFYLADQLGNAVASNQGSGLSTQVQESLISYVTQMGLEVVEFRLQRTLTLSDSADNLLNRDIALLRERHKFDLALTGTISESHDHYTINARLITMLDSRTASAATISVPKAILWGNEKAQMRDGKLHRGQY; encoded by the coding sequence ATGCAATTTCCTGCTGTGATAGCCGCACTGGCCCTGTCGGTGCTGCTCAGTGGCTGCGCTGGAATCATGAAGACGCAGCAACAAAAGAAAGTGGAACAAGCGCCACCCTTGCCGACATTGCATCAATACATGGGGCAACTTGCTGCCGCTTTGGGGGAGCATAGTCGCCCTTTGAAACCTGGCGCCACGGTTGCCGTCACGAGCTTTTATCTGGCTGATCAACTTGGTAATGCCGTAGCAAGCAATCAGGGCAGTGGTCTTAGTACTCAGGTTCAGGAAAGCTTGATCAGTTATGTGACGCAAATGGGCCTGGAAGTGGTGGAGTTTCGGCTACAGCGCACTTTAACTTTGTCGGATAGTGCCGATAACCTATTAAACCGTGATATTGCCCTGCTACGCGAGCGTCATAAATTTGACCTGGCTTTGACGGGCACCATCAGTGAAAGCCACGACCATTACACGATCAATGCTCGATTGATCACTATGCTTGATAGTCGCACTGCATCCGCTGCGACCATCTCTGTGCCCAAAGCAATTTTGTGGGGCAATGAAAAAGCTCAAATGCGAGATGGCAAGTTGCATCGCGGCCAGTATTAG
- a CDS encoding ImmA/IrrE family metallo-endopeptidase, producing the protein MLDPRTEAQKVLKRLWSHNQFPVDPVTICKSLGLDVVEMALPEKVSGALIKEAGTDPVIVLHQDDHLNRKRFSCAHELGHYISRIESDNTDKEYEYIDLRGPSASTGEDEEEVFANQFAANLLMPNEEVKKLHRKKVAHFEMAIHFGVSVEALKYKLNALDLL; encoded by the coding sequence GTGTTGGACCCAAGAACTGAAGCTCAAAAGGTGCTTAAACGGCTGTGGAGTCACAACCAGTTTCCGGTTGATCCTGTGACTATCTGCAAGTCACTAGGGCTTGACGTCGTCGAGATGGCGCTACCAGAAAAAGTATCAGGGGCGTTGATCAAAGAAGCCGGAACGGATCCCGTGATTGTGCTGCACCAGGACGACCATTTAAATCGCAAGCGGTTTAGCTGTGCCCATGAGCTTGGGCACTATATTTCCCGTATTGAATCTGATAATACGGATAAAGAATACGAGTACATTGACCTCAGGGGTCCCAGTGCATCTACCGGCGAAGACGAAGAAGAAGTGTTTGCCAACCAGTTTGCGGCAAACTTACTTATGCCCAATGAAGAGGTTAAAAAGTTGCACCGTAAGAAAGTCGCTCACTTTGAAATGGCGATCCATTTTGGTGTGTCCGTTGAAGCCCTCAAATATAAGCTAAATGCACTGGACTTGCTGTAA
- a CDS encoding chemotaxis protein CheV, which yields MAGILDSVNQRTQLVGQNRLELLLFRLRGRQRFGINVFKVREVLQCPPLTAMPKSNAFIRGVAHIRGQTISVIDMSLAVGGPPIENIKDCFIIIAEYNRSVQGFLVGAVERIVNMNWEKIMPPPSGAGRYSYLTAVTEIENELVEILDVEKILNEICPINTEVSQEIVADGEMQRDLGERIVFIADDSAVARNQVKRALEPLGVQTELAKNGKEALLRLKEIAELDCQNDVTERVGLLISDVEMPEMDGYTLTAEIKADPKLAPLHVILHTSLSGVFNHAMIEKVGADDFIAKFNPDELATAVKKWVHCD from the coding sequence ATGGCAGGTATTTTGGACTCAGTAAACCAACGAACGCAGTTGGTGGGTCAAAACCGACTTGAACTTTTACTATTTCGCCTCAGAGGGCGTCAACGCTTTGGGATCAATGTATTCAAAGTAAGAGAAGTACTTCAGTGTCCACCCCTAACGGCTATGCCTAAATCTAATGCCTTTATCAGGGGGGTCGCACACATTCGCGGGCAAACCATTTCCGTTATCGACATGTCCCTGGCTGTCGGTGGACCACCTATCGAAAACATCAAAGACTGCTTTATTATCATTGCTGAGTATAACCGTTCAGTGCAGGGGTTTTTGGTTGGTGCGGTTGAACGAATTGTGAATATGAACTGGGAAAAAATTATGCCTCCGCCTTCAGGTGCAGGTCGTTATTCCTATTTAACTGCGGTGACAGAGATCGAAAATGAGTTGGTAGAGATCCTCGACGTAGAAAAGATCCTCAATGAGATCTGTCCAATTAACACTGAGGTGAGTCAGGAAATTGTCGCTGACGGTGAAATGCAGCGAGATCTCGGTGAGCGTATTGTCTTTATCGCTGATGATTCTGCGGTTGCTCGCAACCAGGTTAAACGTGCACTTGAGCCACTTGGTGTGCAAACTGAGCTGGCCAAAAATGGTAAAGAGGCACTGCTTCGCTTAAAAGAAATCGCGGAGCTGGATTGTCAGAATGATGTTACCGAACGCGTTGGCCTGTTGATCTCTGATGTTGAAATGCCAGAAATGGATGGTTACACACTCACCGCCGAGATAAAAGCGGATCCTAAGCTGGCGCCTTTGCATGTTATTTTACATACTTCATTGAGTGGCGTCTTCAATCACGCAATGATCGAAAAGGTCGGTGCTGATGATTTTATTGCTAAATTTAACCCCGATGAATTGGCAACAGCCGTGAAGAAATGGGTTCATTGCGATTAA
- a CDS encoding arylamine N-acetyltransferase: MTIQDYIQSLALTHNQVSLEQLVEFQAKHLDLYSFSSINAMGEEILPLDEEALLARLIKDKQGGYCFEHNKLAYLALAELGYEVQPLLARVLVNGLEDNPRTHRITLVHLGEESYLVDVGFGSKSLSAPLPVSQSGYIDVESYRYKIIRTADTIRVEIVHPEEVSLYSVDLSKVTEKDFEVVHFYSHQHPESYFANNLVLARITKGKRYTLRNLLYGELHEASQISTHIDVTSASQLQSILQQKFLLNIDMAKAEYLYTLAQHKMVG; the protein is encoded by the coding sequence ATGACCATCCAAGACTATATTCAGTCATTAGCGCTGACACATAACCAGGTATCGCTTGAACAGCTCGTAGAATTTCAAGCTAAACATCTTGATTTGTATAGCTTTTCTAGTATTAATGCGATGGGGGAAGAGATTCTGCCTCTGGACGAGGAGGCATTGCTAGCGCGACTTATTAAAGATAAGCAGGGGGGTTACTGCTTTGAGCACAATAAACTGGCTTATCTGGCCCTTGCTGAGTTGGGGTACGAAGTTCAGCCGTTGCTGGCAAGAGTATTGGTGAATGGCTTGGAAGACAACCCCAGAACCCATCGCATCACTTTGGTCCACCTTGGTGAAGAAAGCTATCTGGTTGATGTCGGATTTGGCTCTAAGTCACTCAGTGCTCCACTGCCAGTGTCACAGTCCGGCTATATTGACGTAGAAAGCTATCGTTACAAAATTATCCGAACGGCAGATACCATCCGCGTCGAAATTGTGCACCCGGAAGAAGTTAGTCTTTATAGTGTCGATTTGAGCAAGGTGACTGAAAAAGACTTCGAGGTAGTACACTTCTACAGCCATCAACATCCGGAGTCGTATTTTGCTAACAATCTGGTGCTGGCACGAATTACAAAAGGGAAACGCTACACGCTACGCAATTTACTTTATGGTGAGTTACATGAAGCCAGTCAGATAAGCACGCATATTGACGTGACTTCAGCGTCGCAGCTGCAGTCGATATTGCAGCAGAAGTTCTTATTGAATATCGATATGGCGAAAGCCGAATATCTGTACACATTGGCACAACATAAAATGGTCGGATAA
- a CDS encoding FlgO family outer membrane protein, with protein MKKSVIALMLPTLSLFGCAQLGMTKHQQTTSAPGQFNASEQFQAHPRGVQQMTVSQRMAAKNVTHYVQKLMQDMVSNVKYINDQTPVAVSSFVFLDEDFNHATLLGNQIAESFIHELHNFGVPVIDFKTTDFMRVTKHGDFIFSRDFLELSDELPFKYVLAGTLSNHQGGILVNARIVGMQSKVVVGTAQGFLPQAVVNALRDGAMHEGIRLQRAGE; from the coding sequence ATGAAAAAATCTGTGATAGCGCTTATGTTACCAACCCTGTCCCTATTTGGGTGCGCACAACTGGGTATGACAAAGCATCAGCAAACGACGTCAGCGCCAGGCCAGTTCAATGCGTCAGAGCAGTTTCAGGCCCATCCCAGAGGCGTGCAACAAATGACCGTATCACAACGCATGGCGGCCAAAAATGTAACTCATTATGTGCAGAAGCTAATGCAGGACATGGTGAGCAATGTTAAGTACATAAATGATCAGACGCCGGTAGCTGTATCCAGCTTTGTCTTTCTGGATGAAGACTTTAACCATGCTACTTTATTGGGCAATCAGATTGCCGAAAGCTTTATTCATGAGCTGCACAACTTTGGTGTGCCCGTGATTGACTTTAAGACGACGGACTTCATGCGGGTTACCAAACACGGCGACTTTATTTTTAGCCGCGACTTTTTGGAATTGTCTGATGAACTGCCGTTCAAATATGTTCTGGCCGGCACCTTATCTAATCACCAGGGCGGGATCTTGGTCAATGCCCGTATTGTTGGGATGCAAAGTAAGGTTGTGGTCGGCACTGCACAAGGGTTCCTGCCTCAGGCCGTAGTGAATGCACTCAGAGATGGCGCGATGCATGAAGGGATCCGGCTACAACGAGCGGGTGAATGA
- a CDS encoding SPOR domain-containing protein, translated as MKLYSFLVWPLLFVLSGCASTGQDEQRVAQLEQQLAQLHTDVEEIKRSIEQWQQVAPQVSELLSIEQDLNLLTTQLQLALAPSAQPAGNVMVTTVPKSPSIVEQPQSTDGGLAARPAFSENREAAKEARGVKPKLPAKTDKAEFAVQLASTRKQSQLKTVHQRLIKSYPPLQEQPVNVEQVEIRGQRYFRLKLGAFENKAQGQALCDKLKPFHPQCLLSHYTDNPITL; from the coding sequence ATGAAGTTATATTCTTTTCTGGTATGGCCCTTGCTGTTTGTGCTCAGTGGCTGTGCAAGTACAGGTCAGGATGAGCAGCGTGTTGCTCAACTTGAGCAACAACTGGCTCAGCTGCACACTGACGTTGAAGAAATAAAGCGCAGTATAGAGCAGTGGCAGCAGGTTGCGCCTCAGGTTAGTGAGCTGTTAAGTATTGAGCAGGATCTGAATTTACTGACAACACAACTGCAGCTGGCACTGGCACCATCTGCTCAACCCGCAGGCAATGTTATGGTTACAACAGTACCAAAGTCTCCCAGTATTGTTGAACAACCGCAAAGCACAGATGGCGGCCTTGCTGCACGGCCAGCGTTTAGCGAGAACAGGGAAGCTGCGAAGGAGGCACGTGGTGTGAAGCCAAAGTTACCTGCAAAAACAGACAAAGCAGAGTTTGCAGTTCAGCTGGCATCAACCAGAAAGCAAAGTCAGCTAAAAACGGTTCATCAGCGGCTGATTAAAAGTTATCCGCCGTTACAGGAACAACCGGTGAACGTTGAGCAAGTCGAAATTCGTGGGCAAAGATATTTTCGGCTGAAACTTGGCGCGTTTGAAAATAAAGCGCAAGGTCAGGCGCTGTGCGACAAGCTAAAACCATTTCACCCACAATGTCTGCTGAGTCATTACACAGACAATCCAATCACTTTATAG
- a CDS encoding carboxypeptidase-like regulatory domain-containing protein, whose amino-acid sequence MNTSEIEGVVYQQTDTDNAPLPYAEVTLIDEQGQEAAKTEAAYDGYYVFTGVKPGRYQAKVTSAARRGLTHSDQVEVVLSEQGDVLVEVDLQLAPQSTKAVTVLSVGRFTSLAVLKTYALLLRQRHRSLIPEPPFYVFDDQAKSYMLGVAFIYQGADTTQLQQRCESLQNAGVPCQLENTQLKL is encoded by the coding sequence GTGAACACCAGCGAAATAGAGGGAGTGGTGTATCAACAAACGGACACTGACAATGCGCCCCTGCCTTATGCTGAAGTGACTTTAATCGATGAACAGGGGCAAGAAGCGGCCAAAACAGAGGCTGCATATGATGGATATTATGTATTTACGGGGGTTAAGCCAGGCCGCTATCAGGCAAAAGTGACAAGTGCTGCCAGGCGTGGTCTGACACATAGTGATCAGGTTGAGGTGGTCCTGTCGGAGCAGGGCGATGTGCTGGTGGAAGTGGATTTGCAGTTGGCACCACAGTCGACTAAAGCCGTCACAGTTCTTTCTGTGGGGCGTTTTACGTCACTGGCGGTTTTAAAAACTTATGCGCTGTTGCTCCGTCAACGTCATCGTAGTTTGATACCGGAGCCTCCATTTTATGTTTTTGATGATCAAGCCAAGTCCTATATGTTGGGGGTCGCGTTCATTTACCAGGGCGCAGATACCACACAATTGCAGCAACGTTGCGAGTCATTGCAAAACGCTGGCGTTCCCTGTCAGCTTGAAAACACACAACTGAAGTTATAA
- a CDS encoding IS30 family transposase — protein sequence MKYQQLTEGRRYQISTLLEVGCSASEIAEKVKCHRSTVYRELRRHKINESYCPDSAHVMAIGKRKTARKYRIPQKRIDFIRILLQSDWSPEQISAVLTSVKQPVSHEWIYRYVAVDKRNGGKLYRHLRQGHKRYRRGRNDKGPAILNAMSIDGRPEVVEERTRLGDWEIDTVLGKQGTGALVTVLERKTRFYLVKKAASKSAEDVAQATIELLSPYKKYVHTITADNGGEFAAHELISASLEADFYFAHPYSSWERGANENANGLLRQYIKKGTDLREVSDADVEFAMSRINYRPKKCLGFKQPAVVFKEMMQAA from the coding sequence ATGAAATATCAGCAGTTGACCGAGGGCAGAAGATACCAGATTTCCACATTATTGGAAGTGGGTTGTTCTGCCTCTGAAATCGCAGAAAAAGTAAAATGTCATCGCTCCACCGTTTATCGAGAGTTAAGAAGGCATAAAATCAACGAGTCATATTGCCCTGATTCGGCGCACGTAATGGCTATAGGGAAACGCAAAACGGCACGGAAATACCGTATCCCTCAAAAACGAATCGACTTCATCCGAATACTACTGCAATCAGATTGGAGTCCGGAACAAATTTCAGCAGTATTGACGAGCGTTAAACAGCCTGTCAGTCATGAGTGGATCTATCGTTATGTTGCTGTTGATAAACGCAATGGCGGAAAACTCTATCGTCACCTACGTCAAGGGCATAAGCGATATAGACGAGGTAGAAATGACAAAGGCCCTGCGATTTTAAATGCAATGTCAATTGATGGACGACCCGAAGTCGTGGAAGAGCGAACACGGCTCGGGGATTGGGAGATTGACACCGTATTAGGGAAGCAAGGAACTGGTGCCCTGGTCACTGTTTTGGAGCGAAAAACACGCTTCTATCTTGTCAAAAAAGCCGCATCGAAATCAGCGGAAGATGTTGCACAGGCAACGATAGAACTGCTTTCGCCTTATAAAAAGTACGTGCATACAATCACGGCAGACAATGGCGGCGAATTTGCCGCTCATGAACTCATTTCGGCCTCTTTAGAGGCGGATTTCTACTTCGCGCATCCTTACTCTTCCTGGGAGCGTGGGGCAAACGAAAATGCAAATGGTTTGCTGCGTCAATATATAAAGAAAGGCACTGATTTGCGAGAAGTAAGTGATGCAGACGTCGAGTTCGCGATGTCGCGGATAAATTATCGACCGAAAAAGTGTTTGGGTTTTAAGCAGCCAGCTGTAGTATTCAAAGAAATGATGCAGGCCGCTTAA
- the flgA gene encoding flagellar basal body P-ring formation chaperone FlgA, with amino-acid sequence MSLLKITLSAYFFPIVAYFLATSFAYGQTYESKDIEKMAIDFISEQLPAPTQAEEQQQVSALPLDTRLPQRQCQRPLQVSSKSSPPFNRQVTVMVRCEDLESWVQFVHVKIETLLPVIVSTRMLDKGVLLTADDLTIEMRPKHFVRAANIDNMTLLIGSKTKRRIQQGKPISMFQICMICKGDNVTILASDGTLMIKTSGIALQDGNLGEQIRVKNARSGKTVLARVKDVDSVAVKI; translated from the coding sequence ATGAGTTTGTTAAAAATTACATTATCCGCTTATTTCTTTCCCATAGTGGCATATTTTTTAGCCACGTCATTTGCTTATGGTCAAACCTATGAGTCAAAAGATATTGAAAAAATGGCAATAGATTTCATCTCGGAACAGCTCCCGGCTCCCACCCAGGCAGAAGAGCAGCAACAGGTGTCAGCTTTACCATTAGATACTCGCTTGCCTCAGCGCCAGTGTCAGCGACCATTGCAAGTCAGTAGTAAGTCCAGCCCGCCTTTTAATCGCCAGGTCACAGTGATGGTACGCTGCGAAGATCTTGAATCCTGGGTTCAGTTTGTTCATGTGAAAATCGAAACACTGTTACCTGTGATAGTCAGCACTCGAATGCTGGACAAGGGCGTGCTGTTAACTGCAGATGACTTAACAATCGAGATGCGCCCTAAGCATTTTGTGCGGGCGGCTAACATCGACAACATGACGCTACTCATTGGCAGCAAAACCAAACGCCGTATCCAACAGGGCAAGCCAATCAGCATGTTTCAGATTTGCATGATTTGCAAGGGGGATAACGTGACAATTCTGGCCAGTGATGGCACACTAATGATTAAAACAAGTGGTATTGCCTTGCAGGACGGGAACTTAGGAGAGCAAATCCGGGTCAAAAATGCGAGGTCAGGTAAAACGGTGCTTGCACGGGTGAAAGATGTTGATTCAGTAGCAGTCAAAATCTGA
- the flgM gene encoding flagellar biosynthesis anti-sigma factor FlgM: protein MVNNINGQNQPNNVATNAKQQRAELQRNEASNTAAKPQAQVKAAADSVSLTPQAQQLKGLQEKAQQAPSFDNKKVEELKKAIAEGKYQVDSEKLAKNIAAFEFDLFG, encoded by the coding sequence ATGGTAAACAACATTAACGGTCAAAATCAGCCGAACAATGTTGCAACAAATGCAAAGCAACAACGTGCTGAATTACAAAGAAATGAAGCAAGTAATACCGCTGCTAAACCACAAGCTCAGGTCAAAGCCGCAGCGGATTCAGTGAGCCTGACACCACAAGCACAGCAACTGAAAGGGCTTCAGGAAAAAGCGCAACAGGCGCCCTCCTTCGACAATAAAAAAGTTGAAGAGCTGAAAAAAGCCATTGCTGAAGGTAAATATCAGGTTGATAGTGAGAAGCTGGCAAAAAATATTGCCGCCTTTGAATTTGATTTATTTGGATAG
- a CDS encoding flagellar protein FlgN, translating into MDDQTALCAHQLTAQINLLEALTQLLDDELEALASRNGDNLKEIARTKLTTLNQIQKLDKDLSKYPQSTFSDDEITPLTEQVKDLLYRCKKQNDVNAQAAHQAQLTVRELKDILIGAPTSMTYGQDGSVVSNMGELVKNLKA; encoded by the coding sequence GTGGACGACCAAACGGCACTGTGTGCCCACCAGCTAACAGCGCAGATTAATCTTCTGGAAGCTCTGACCCAGCTTCTGGACGATGAACTAGAGGCGCTTGCCTCTCGCAATGGCGACAACCTCAAAGAGATTGCACGCACTAAGCTCACTACACTCAATCAGATTCAAAAGCTGGACAAAGACCTGTCCAAGTACCCACAAAGCACCTTCAGCGATGATGAAATCACCCCGTTAACCGAGCAAGTCAAAGACTTACTGTATCGCTGCAAGAAACAAAATGACGTTAATGCACAGGCTGCACATCAGGCACAACTCACTGTGCGTGAACTTAAAGACATTCTAATCGGTGCACCAACCTCCATGACCTATGGGCAAGATGGTAGTGTTGTTTCAAATATGGGGGAGTTGGTTAAAAACCTTAAAGCCTGA
- a CDS encoding flagellar assembly protein T N-terminal domain-containing protein — protein sequence MKLSRIMSVLLATASFGASAEWFEVTGYANAHTEDLAEARQEAVQDAITQALIFSGATVSSVTTLADGVLTQDQIKIKSHGEIQQINLVSEQKQDGIVSVTLHLDIFPKLEQCAQAAIAKQVTITQSQLIQPHQARLGQIFDIAKASSERLYHTLAQRNLTVKPIPYLDHAINARPFFTQRFEYDGQLIDSLTTLSNSQYVLMSQITDVAAGDKTNDDYAFWQDEEYVRSFKIDFVAFDALTRDKVWQKHYAVSGVWPFEKTKIVDVYSDTFWRTNYAKQIQSVFNSVAQDLDSALSCLPSKGKILHREQGKLVINLGRNHGLEAGQLLTISHRRDMQGTTNQFFPQSIKTLNQVRIIQVNAQNAIAENISERPLNNIQINDLVEVMVQKQEDFAL from the coding sequence ATGAAATTGTCGCGTATTATGAGTGTGTTACTGGCCACCGCCAGCTTTGGGGCCAGTGCAGAGTGGTTTGAGGTCACGGGCTACGCCAATGCACACACAGAAGATCTGGCAGAAGCACGCCAGGAAGCCGTACAGGATGCCATTACTCAGGCGTTAATCTTCTCTGGCGCCACAGTATCTAGCGTCACCACACTGGCCGACGGGGTATTAACGCAAGATCAAATCAAGATCAAAAGCCATGGCGAGATCCAGCAAATCAACCTCGTTTCCGAACAAAAGCAAGATGGGATCGTCAGTGTCACTTTGCATCTGGATATTTTTCCCAAGCTGGAGCAGTGCGCACAAGCGGCGATTGCAAAACAAGTAACCATTACACAAAGCCAGCTGATCCAGCCTCATCAGGCCAGACTGGGTCAAATTTTTGACATCGCAAAAGCCAGCAGTGAGCGACTTTATCATACACTGGCACAGCGCAATCTTACCGTAAAACCAATTCCGTACCTGGATCATGCAATCAATGCACGGCCGTTTTTTACCCAACGTTTTGAATACGATGGACAGCTGATTGACTCTTTGACCACCCTAAGCAATAGCCAATATGTGCTAATGAGCCAGATCACGGACGTTGCAGCAGGAGATAAAACCAACGATGACTACGCATTCTGGCAGGATGAGGAATACGTGCGCAGCTTTAAAATCGACTTTGTTGCATTTGATGCCCTGACGCGTGACAAGGTCTGGCAAAAACACTATGCCGTCAGTGGCGTCTGGCCTTTTGAAAAAACCAAGATTGTTGATGTCTACAGCGATACCTTTTGGCGTACCAACTATGCCAAGCAAATCCAGAGCGTCTTTAACAGCGTGGCGCAGGATCTGGACTCTGCACTGTCATGCTTACCCAGTAAAGGTAAGATATTGCATCGTGAGCAAGGCAAGTTAGTGATTAATCTTGGCCGTAATCACGGCCTTGAAGCAGGACAGCTGCTCACCATTTCTCATCGACGAGATATGCAGGGCACGACCAATCAGTTTTTCCCACAAAGCATCAAAACCCTCAACCAGGTGCGTATTATTCAGGTCAATGCGCAAAATGCGATTGCAGAAAACATCTCAGAGCGGCCACTGAATAATATTCAGATCAATGATTTAGTAGAGGTCATGGTACAGAAACAGGAAGACTTTGCGCTGTAA
- a CDS encoding protein-glutamate O-methyltransferase CheR, with product MENKHLEQSEYDQFRTFLEQQCGIVLGDNKLYLVKSRLAPLMSRFGVDSLSALVSKTLSPHERQLRAAVVDAMTTNETLWFRDQYPFELLKTKIFPEFKDLRRPVKIWSAASSSGQEPYSIAMSANEYQTSSPGALKMGAQIVGTDISNTMLDMCKNAEYDALALARGLSPERKKKFFTDSGNGMAKVNEPIRRMVNFRHLNLLDSYALLGKFDVIFCRNVLIYFSPDVKAKIISQFAQALNPKGYLFLGASESMAGLNNDFDMLRCNPGIIYQKKA from the coding sequence TTGGAAAATAAACACTTAGAACAAAGCGAGTATGATCAGTTTCGCACTTTCTTAGAGCAACAGTGCGGTATTGTGCTGGGTGACAACAAGCTATACCTGGTGAAAAGCCGACTTGCGCCTCTCATGTCTCGTTTTGGCGTTGACTCTTTGTCTGCTTTGGTGAGTAAGACCCTGAGTCCACATGAGCGGCAATTGCGTGCCGCCGTAGTTGATGCGATGACTACCAATGAAACCTTGTGGTTTCGGGATCAATATCCATTCGAACTACTCAAGACCAAGATCTTTCCAGAGTTTAAGGATCTGCGTCGACCCGTTAAGATCTGGTCAGCGGCAAGCTCGTCGGGTCAAGAGCCGTATTCTATTGCGATGTCCGCCAATGAATATCAAACATCTAGCCCTGGCGCATTAAAAATGGGGGCGCAAATCGTTGGAACAGACATCTCAAACACTATGCTGGATATGTGTAAGAATGCAGAGTACGACGCACTGGCTTTGGCAAGGGGTTTGTCGCCAGAGCGTAAAAAGAAGTTTTTTACAGACAGCGGCAACGGTATGGCGAAAGTGAACGAACCCATTCGCAGAATGGTTAATTTCCGACACTTAAACTTACTGGACTCTTATGCCTTATTGGGTAAATTTGACGTTATTTTTTGCCGTAATGTACTGATTTATTTTTCACCGGATGTAAAGGCTAAAATTATTAGCCAGTTTGCACAGGCACTTAACCCTAAGGGATATCTGTTTCTTGGTGCGTCTGAGTCTATGGCGGGCCTGAATAATGACTTTGACATGCTGCGTTGCAACCCCGGTATTATTTACCAGAAAAAAGCTTAG